A region of the Roseobacter denitrificans OCh 114 genome:
GTTGCGATACCGGAAGGTCATAGCCGATGATGCGCGCCGCGACGGGGGCAAAGAAAACATCCGCCAGCGAATATGTATCAAACAGCCAGCCGTCTGCGTGGCCGGTCATCTTGAACGCGCCCTGCCACAGCTCTTGCAGGCGTTCCAGATCGCTCAGCACGGCGTCCTTTGCAACGAAACCCGTGTTCACATGCTGCAACTGCATCGGGCATTGCGAGCGCAGCGCGGAAAAGCCGGAGGCCATTTCAGCGCAAAGCCAGCGGGCGCGCATCCTTGCACTTGGCTCGCGCGGCCAAAGCCCGGCGTCGGGGTGCCGTTCGGCCAGTGTTTCGGCCATGGCGAGGCTTTCGCCCACGACATTGCCCTCGGGTGTTCTCAGAACGGGCACCAGTCGCGCAGGTGCCAATTGTGCAATGTCTTGCGCCATTGTGCCTGCATAAAGCCCGACCATATGGGTGCGATGTGCAAGGCCGAATTTTTCCAGCATCAACCAGCCGCGCAATGACCAGCTTGAAAAAGTCCGATCGCCAATAAAAAGATCATACGTCATGGCATCAGGCTACGGCCACCGGGTAAGGTTATGCCAATTCTATTTTGTGCGGCAGGGGATCACGGTAAATGATTGATGTAGGGCACCGGGTCCGTGTCGCAGGTCCAGTTGATCTTGGTCACTGAGAAATTGTCGATCCTGTGGGACAGCGTATCATAGGCGGAAATCTGCAAGGCCCGCTGCACCTGTGTGAGGATCACGCCGAAATGGGCAACGGCGATGATGTCGCGCCCGGGATAGGCGTTGCTGATCCGCGTAACCGCGCTTTGCACGCGGGCGGCGGCGGTGTTCCAGCTTTCGCCGCCCGGGGCTGTCACGTGACCGGGATTTTCCCAGAAGGTGCGGCTTAAATCCGGATCCCGCGCGGCGATATCCTCAAAATGCATCCCGTCCCAGATACCGAAGTGCATTTCACGCAGATGCGGATCATGCGGCAACCGGTGATGAGCGGGGGTCTGCAATGCGTGGGCTGTATCGCGGGCTCTGGCCAGATCGGAGGACACCAGCACGGCGTCAGACGGCAGGTGCGCGCGCAGTCGCGCGATCTGGGCGGTATCCGACAGATCAGCGGGAACATCGCGCCAGCCCACGAAAGACCTGGCATGGGTCGGGCCATGGCGCACCCAGTGCCAGACGGTCATGCCAATGTCCCCTTGAGCACCAGTGGCAGACCTGCCGTGACAAGCACGACCGTATCCGCCTGATCGGCCAGTGCGATATTGAGCCGGCCCTGTGCCTCACGAAACGTCCGCGCCATGGCATTGTCCGGCACGATTCCCTGACCGACCTCATTTGACACGACAACGACCGGCGCCCGGCATGTGCGGATCGCGTTGAGAAAGTCGGCTTGCGCCGCCTGCAGGTCCTTTTCATCCATCATTTGATTGGTCAGCCACATGGTCGCGCAATCAATCAGGACAGCTTGAGTCGGTTGTAACTGCGAAAGGGCCGATTGCAGCTCCGCGTCTGCCTCAATATTGAGCCACCGATGGTCGCGACGCTTTTTATGAAAATTTATTTTGATTTTTATTTCGTCGTCAAAAATACGTGATGTCGCCAGGTAAACAGGCTCTAAGCCACTGTTTAATGTATGGTTTTCGGCCCACAGCGATTTTCCGGATGCAGCGCCGCCAAGGACAAGAGACAGATTTGGCAACATTTTATAAACCTTTGAAGTGAACCAATCGCTTCTAGACTGCGTATCTATTTCAAATGTGCACGGCAAGGTGTGCTTCATCTGACTGGGAGATGTCGCTATGGCTTTGGACTCAACACGGGATATGGCTTTGTCGCGCAAGGCGATGAAAGCGGAACTGCTGGATGCGGAAACCGAGCTTGAACTCGCTTACGCGTGGCGGGACGAGCGTTGCGAGAAATCATTGCACCGACTGATCACTGCCTACATGCGCCTCGCAATCTCCATGGCATCCAAATTCAAACGCTACGGCGCGCCCATGAATGACCTGATTCAGGAAGCAGGTCTGGGGCTCATGAAGGCTGCGGATAAGTTTGATCCGGACAGAGGCGTGCGCTTTTCAACTTATGCGGTGTGGTGGATCAAAGCCTCCATTCAGGACTACGTGATGCGCAATTGGTCCATGGTGCGTACCGGGTCGACCTCATCGCAAAAATCGCTCTTCTTCAACATGCGCCGCGTGCAGGCCAGACTGGAGCGTGAAAGCGCTGCATCGGGCGAACCTTTGGACCGTCATCAGCTTCGGCAGATGATTTCAACCGAGATCGGCGTTCCGTTGCACGATGTCGAGATGATGGAAGGCCGCCTTTCGGGTTCCGACTATTCGTTGAATGCGACGCAATCGACGGAGGATGAGGGGCGCGAGTGGATTGACGCGCTGGAGGACGACTCCGCGCAGGCGGCCGAAACGGTTGAGCATCACCACGATACCGAACAGCTGCGTGCATGGTTGCTGCAAGCCATGAATGACCTGAACGAACGTGAGCGTTTCATCGTTCGCGAGCGCAAGTTGCGGGATGCACCGCGCACCTTGGAAAGCCTCGGTCAGGAGTTGAACCTCAGCAAGGAACGCGTGCGCCAGCTTGAGGCCGCAGCCTTCGGGAAAATGCGCAAGAGCCTTGAAAATCAATCCCGCGAGGTTTTGTATTTCCTCGACTGATGCTCCGTAACGCACTTCTGGCAAGTTGTTGTGGCGTTGTCTTGTGCTTCGCCGCTTGGGCGGACGTTATTGTACCGCCGAGCGAAGCCTTCGAAGCGGATGTCGTGTTTCTAGGTGAGCAGCACGACAACCTGACGCACCACGAGGTTCAGGCGTCGTGGGTTGAGCAGTTGAGCGCAAGCGCGCTCGTGTTCGAAATGTTGACACGCGCGCAGGCGTCAAAAATCACCCCTGACAACAGGGTCGATCAGGCCACCCTGGGGGACGTGCTGGACTGGCAAGCATCCGGTTGGCCCGATTTTTCAATGTATTATCCGATATTTGCCGCAGCGCCCGAGGCGCCGGTTTTTGGCGCTGGTGTGCCGCGCGCCCAGTTGCGCGAGGTGATGAACGGGGACGTTGCCAGTCTCCTCGGGACCGACACCGCACAGCGCTTGGGCCTCGATCAGCCTTTGCCAGCCGCGCAGCAAACAGTGCGTGAGGCGTTGCAGCGCAGTGCCCATTGTGATGCCCTGCCCGAGGAATTGCTGCCCAAGATGGTCGATGTCCAGCGGTTGCGTGACGCGGCCCTCGCGCAGGCTGCGCTGCAGGCTTACGAACAGTTTGGTGGTCCTGTTATTGTGATCACCGGCAATGGCCATGCGCGCGCCGATTGGGGCGCGCCGTTTATCCTTGGTCAAGCCGCACCCGATCTTTCAGTTTTCAGCCTTGGAAAAGGGGAAGCCGGCCGCATGCCTGATGGATCATTCACCTCAGTTGTGGATGGCCCAGCGGTGGATCGCGGCAGTCCCTGTGATGCCTTCGCAAAGTAATCCGGGCTGGTGGAAATCAGCGTCTCGCCTTAAAGTCACCCCGTCAGGTTTCACGATCAAAGGTCCAAGATGCTGAGCGATAAACACATTCTGCTGATTATTGGTGGCGGGATCGCGGCTTTCAAATCGCTCGATCTGATCCGCCGCCTGCGCGAGCATGGCGCGGTTGTGACGCCCGTTTTGACCAAGGCGGCCGAAGAATTCGTCACACCACTGTCCGTTTCCGCACTGGCGGGCGCGAAAGTATATCGCGACCTGTTTGACCTGACGGATGAGGCCGAGATGGGCCATATCCAGCTTAGCCGGGTTGCGGACCTTGTCGTTGTGGCGCCTGCGACGGCGGATCTGATGGCCAAGATGGCGCAAGGCCTCGCCAATGATCTGGCCAGTACGCTGCTGCTGGCAACGGATACGCCTGTGTTGATTGCACCCGCCATGAACGTGCGCATGTGGGAACATGCCGCGACACAGCGTAATGCAGTCCGATTGCGCGCGGATGGGGTGCATATGGTGGGGCCGGTTTCCGGCGATATGGCTTGCGGTGAACATGGTCCCGGGCGCATGTCCGAGCCGATGGATATTCTGGCGGCCGTGACGGCGCATTTTCAGGACGGACCTTTGCAGGGCAAACATATCCTCGTGACGTCCGGTCCAACCCATGAACCCATTGATCCGGTGCGGTATATCGCAAACCGCTCCTCCGGCGCGCAGGGGGCGGCAATCGCCAGAGCGCTGCATGCATTGGGTGCGAGGGTTTCGTTTGTCACCGGCCCGGCGGATGTGCCGCCCCCGGCGGGCGTCGATGTGGTGCGGGTTGAGACAGCGCAGCAGATGCTGGACGCGGTGCGTCAATCCCTGCCTGCGGATGCGGCAGTCTTCGCGGCTGCCGTCGCGGATTGGCGTGTGGCCTGCGCCAGTGACAGCAAACTGAAGAAAACGAGCGGCGCGCTGCCGGTGCTGACCTTTGCAGAGAACCCGGATATCCTGCACAGCATCTCGCACGCAAAGGACCAGCGCCCGAAACTTGTCATCGGTTTTGCCGCCGAAACCGACGATGTGGTGGAAAACGCGACGGCAAAGCGGCTGCGCAAAGGGTGCGACTGGATTGTTGCAAATGATGTATCGCCCCAGACCGGGATCATGGGGGGGCAGGAGAACGCCGTGACCCTGATAGATGAAAAGGGCGCTGACACCTGGCCCAGAATGTCCAAAGACGCAGTGTCGCAACGCCTCGCTGCCCTGATCGCTCAGCGGTTGGCTTAACGGAGGCCATGGCTTTGGTATCCCTGAAACTGCAATGGGCTGACGGGGCCGACACATCGGTGCCGTTGCCTGCCTATGAGACATCCGGCGCGGCGGGTGCTGACATCCGCGCAAATTGTCCTGATGGGCCGGTCACACTGGCACCCGGCGCGCGCGCGCTTGTGCCAACAGGGCTGCGCATGGCCATTCCGCAGGGCTATGAGGTTCAGATCAGACCCCGGTCGGGCCTCGCGCTCCGGCACGGGATCACGCTGGTCAACAGCCCCGGCACCATCGACAGCGATTACCGGGGGGCGGTCGGTGTGATCATGCAGAACCTTGGGGATGCCGCGTTTGAAATCACCCATGGGATGCGGATCGCGCAAATGGTGGTCGCGCCTGTTGTTCAGGCTAGCTTTGAATTGTCCGATAGCCTGAGCGAAACAGATCGTGGTTCAGGCGGGTTTGGGTCCACAGGAGGCGATTGATGCTATTGGTTTTTGGGCTATGCGCCGTTTTATGGGGCATTGGCAGCCTTATGGGCGCGCCGCGTTCCGCCCGCGCAATGATGATCGGCATCCTGTATGTCGGCGTTCTGGCCATGCATATCGCGTTGCCGGACCGCCACCCGCTGCGTTTGGCGACGGGTGAAAGTCCGGCGCTGTGGTTGCTGATCGGTGGTTTCGCGCTGGTGATCTTTTCATACCGTCAGGTGATCACGAGGCTGCGCACCCGCGCGAAAGCGGTCGAAAAGCAGAGCGACGACGCCCTCGACAGGCCGCTGTTCAATACCAGCGAGTTGAACCGTTACGCGCGGCATATGGTGCTGCGAGAAATTGGTGGTCCGGGGCAAAAACGGCTGAAAGAAGCAAAGGTTCTGGTCATCGGCGCGGGTGGGCTTGGTGCGCCCATTTTGCAGTATCTGGCGGCGGCTGGGGTCGGGACGATTGGTGTCATTGATGATGATATGGTCGAAAACGCTAACCTGCAGCGGCAGGTCATTCACCGCGATGCGTCGATTGGCATGGCCAAGGTGTTTTCCGCGCAGGCCGAAATGACGGCGCAAAACCCCTATGTCGAGGTGCGCCCCTACAACCGCCGCCTGACGGCGGATATCGCGGATGCGTTGTTTGAGGAGTACGACCTCGTTCTGGATGGGACGGATAATTTCGACACGCGCTATTTGGTGAACGAAACGGCGGTCAAAGCCGGTATTCCATTGATTTCAGGCGCATTAAGTCAGTGGGAAGGGCAGTTG
Encoded here:
- a CDS encoding glutathione S-transferase, with product MTYDLFIGDRTFSSWSLRGWLMLEKFGLAHRTHMVGLYAGTMAQDIAQLAPARLVPVLRTPEGNVVGESLAMAETLAERHPDAGLWPREPSARMRARWLCAEMASGFSALRSQCPMQLQHVNTGFVAKDAVLSDLERLQELWQGAFKMTGHADGWLFDTYSLADVFFAPVAARIIGYDLPVSQQALDYCMRTLRDPAFRAWRSDGLKITYDPFPYPAGTGTKPWPVS
- a CDS encoding histidine phosphatase family protein, with the translated sequence MTVWHWVRHGPTHARSFVGWRDVPADLSDTAQIARLRAHLPSDAVLVSSDLARARDTAHALQTPAHHRLPHDPHLREMHFGIWDGMHFEDIAARDPDLSRTFWENPGHVTAPGGESWNTAAARVQSAVTRISNAYPGRDIIAVAHFGVILTQVQRALQISAYDTLSHRIDNFSVTKINWTCDTDPVPYINHLP
- the cobU gene encoding bifunctional adenosylcobinamide kinase/adenosylcobinamide-phosphate guanylyltransferase, whose translation is MLPNLSLVLGGAASGKSLWAENHTLNSGLEPVYLATSRIFDDEIKIKINFHKKRRDHRWLNIEADAELQSALSQLQPTQAVLIDCATMWLTNQMMDEKDLQAAQADFLNAIRTCRAPVVVVSNEVGQGIVPDNAMARTFREAQGRLNIALADQADTVVLVTAGLPLVLKGTLA
- a CDS encoding RNA polymerase factor sigma-32: MALDSTRDMALSRKAMKAELLDAETELELAYAWRDERCEKSLHRLITAYMRLAISMASKFKRYGAPMNDLIQEAGLGLMKAADKFDPDRGVRFSTYAVWWIKASIQDYVMRNWSMVRTGSTSSQKSLFFNMRRVQARLERESAASGEPLDRHQLRQMISTEIGVPLHDVEMMEGRLSGSDYSLNATQSTEDEGREWIDALEDDSAQAAETVEHHHDTEQLRAWLLQAMNDLNERERFIVRERKLRDAPRTLESLGQELNLSKERVRQLEAAAFGKMRKSLENQSREVLYFLD
- a CDS encoding ChaN family lipoprotein → MFLGEQHDNLTHHEVQASWVEQLSASALVFEMLTRAQASKITPDNRVDQATLGDVLDWQASGWPDFSMYYPIFAAAPEAPVFGAGVPRAQLREVMNGDVASLLGTDTAQRLGLDQPLPAAQQTVREALQRSAHCDALPEELLPKMVDVQRLRDAALAQAALQAYEQFGGPVIVITGNGHARADWGAPFILGQAAPDLSVFSLGKGEAGRMPDGSFTSVVDGPAVDRGSPCDAFAK
- the coaBC gene encoding bifunctional phosphopantothenoylcysteine decarboxylase/phosphopantothenate--cysteine ligase CoaBC, coding for MLSDKHILLIIGGGIAAFKSLDLIRRLREHGAVVTPVLTKAAEEFVTPLSVSALAGAKVYRDLFDLTDEAEMGHIQLSRVADLVVVAPATADLMAKMAQGLANDLASTLLLATDTPVLIAPAMNVRMWEHAATQRNAVRLRADGVHMVGPVSGDMACGEHGPGRMSEPMDILAAVTAHFQDGPLQGKHILVTSGPTHEPIDPVRYIANRSSGAQGAAIARALHALGARVSFVTGPADVPPPAGVDVVRVETAQQMLDAVRQSLPADAAVFAAAVADWRVACASDSKLKKTSGALPVLTFAENPDILHSISHAKDQRPKLVIGFAAETDDVVENATAKRLRKGCDWIVANDVSPQTGIMGGQENAVTLIDEKGADTWPRMSKDAVSQRLAALIAQRLA
- the dut gene encoding dUTP diphosphatase yields the protein MVSLKLQWADGADTSVPLPAYETSGAAGADIRANCPDGPVTLAPGARALVPTGLRMAIPQGYEVQIRPRSGLALRHGITLVNSPGTIDSDYRGAVGVIMQNLGDAAFEITHGMRIAQMVVAPVVQASFELSDSLSETDRGSGGFGSTGGD
- a CDS encoding HesA/MoeB/ThiF family protein, whose protein sequence is MLLVFGLCAVLWGIGSLMGAPRSARAMMIGILYVGVLAMHIALPDRHPLRLATGESPALWLLIGGFALVIFSYRQVITRLRTRAKAVEKQSDDALDRPLFNTSELNRYARHMVLREIGGPGQKRLKEAKVLVIGAGGLGAPILQYLAAAGVGTIGVIDDDMVENANLQRQVIHRDASIGMAKVFSAQAEMTAQNPYVEVRPYNRRLTADIADALFEEYDLVLDGTDNFDTRYLVNETAVKAGIPLISGALSQWEGQLSVFDPAYGAPCYRCVFKSAPAAELASSCAEAGVLGPLPGVIGTMMAVEAIKLITDAGTPLRGQMLIYDALYGESRTIAIKPRSDCPSCGPLQAKAS